The region ctttcctgtcccgaagaatccactagatcaccagggcggctgccttcaggtatgtgtgATGGGACCCTGCGACtcagggggaggagaggcaaaccaGCTCGCCCTGTctcaacaaccggcttgcaaaatGTCACAAAAACTAACCacaggctcttgcgagccggctccagcatagCACTGACTGTACCTGAATTGTAGAGCTTACTAACTGGTATGAACGGCAGAGTGGATAGCCCATATCGTGTATCTGTCATAATGTTCTACGTTTCTGAGCCCATTCATCATGACAGTAATAGTACCTGTATAGAAAAATGTACTTGTTAACCACTGTATGCTTATGTGAAGGTCTCTGCAGTATATCAGATGcactaaataaatacaatttttgaaCATAGTACCGATTAAAGCCTTCTCCAAAAAGATTTGAATCACAAGATGACCATCACATATAAATGACATGATTACATCAACTTTAATGAAAAAGGGATATTGGGTTTAGTAGTTGACTAAATATTTGAAAAGTTGTGAATAAAATATAATTCCTTTTTTGACTGCACGTGACAGAAACAGACCTACATCAACAcaaggttaatattttttcaagtTAGGTTTACCATCAACTTGCAATTtaaacaaaacagtaaaacagactagACTTTCAAATGTTAGTTTGTCTACTTCAGTGCTGAAAAAGTACTCATTCAGGCTTTTGCGTTAACATCTTAAGTGGGACTACGTAACAcaacaattaaaatgttttagaaCTGCATTGGAATATATAGAATTCTCATATTAATAAATATACCTTTGCATaaatgaaaagaaataagatgtacTTTCTTTAAATTCTTCAAATATCTGCCGCAAATGGGGTCTTTAGCAAAATGGTGGTCACCATCCACCATTTCCATTCTCTACTTATTTCCTGCACTTTCTATCCTTCTTCCATCCAAGGAAAGCATCTTTCTACTACTCTGTGGCTTTATTATTAATTCTTTAATTAAGCAAAGTGTGTTCTAAGATTTGCTGTTTAACTTATATCCCATTTCTTTTTCTATGAAACAATGATTGCACCTAATTATGTAGTCATTAATACCACAAGCCCAATGGTGGATCTGAATTGACAAGGATATATACACTAGAGAGCATTATGTAGAAATAAAACATCAGTTATTGCAGCTACTAAAATAAAACAATCATAGCCATGGAGAGAAATGAACAATCTTGAAGTACTCAAAATGAGAGCAATTTAAGAGCACTTTTTAAAGTAGAGAAACATcttccaccactgtaaattgCTTTCAAATTAAAGCAAACAAATTTAAGTGAACACTTACCTGACTGTATAGTGAAGTCCATTGCTTTTTGTGGTTGATATATTAATGAACAGTCTTCATTTATTGGAAGAACACATTTCTGAACAAACCTCTTCCTTGCAGTTTGATTATAAATCTTCTGAGGGGAAACATCTAGACTCCTTTCATCTCCAAATCTTTTATTTTTGAGAAGTTCAATCAGCGAAAGGGACTGATTTCTTTTTTCACCATGTAGTACTGCTTCATCACATTCATTTGATAAATTCAGCCCTTCTTCCTGAAACATTTGCACAGACACAGGTTCAGTCTTTAGGCCATTGTGGTGTGCTTCAAGAGGTATAGCATTTGCAGATAAGTTATCACTTGCTGCAAACTTCTGGGCTACGAAAGGTCTAGGAATAATGCGCTTTTTGTTCAATGTTTTTAGGATTATTTCATATTTTTCTTCATTCTGCAACATTTCATTCAGAACACAGATTGGAGACTTGTGAGCATCCCACTTTGTTTTACCAAGCCTTTTTAAGTGTCCTCGAACATGATTTGACAATCCAATTTTAGTATCAAACCAACCTCCACAGAGTTGACATGTATGTTCAGCAGCATTCTCCGATTTCTCTACAACTTGAACAAAAGGAAAGGTACAACAGTTTAAAAACATTCTGAGCTCTtcaaacacacaaaacaaaagtATGGGTTAGTGGATAGCTAAAATCAACCAGAACGATTATGTAGAACCATGAAGAAAAACCTAGTATCATAGACAAGTTTTGCCAGAGACATCATTTATTTCACAAAAGAAGGGAAACTACCATAATATATAAATAACAAAACTATCAAACCAGTGGAATACTTACTATTCTACAATATGATAATCCAAATAgggcttagggctagattcagtaaatggcacctaaaaaatcggtgccaagAAAAACCCGCttcagtggtattctataagttgcacctaaagtttggcacggtttacagaataatgtaaatttaggcgtgaccatttgcaccaatgaaaatgtggtgtaaatgcctgtgccttaatttacatgcagagcacctttattctgtaattacgcatgTAACTCAAAATCACAACCCCATTCTGCCCCAAAGCACCCATGACCGTCccctttctgcaccccctttttcaggccaagcataaattttaggcattGATTCTGTGCATATCTTTATGCAcataacacccaattaaatctaatcagtgccaataaatgcttgttaaaaagccaattggcactaattggcttgtcattcaattaaattgcatgcacaaataggAATCGTGCCTAAATGTGAAAAGTGCaattttgggcaacctttatagaacaggGGGATAATgcttaaaaaaatgaaacagatttttcTAACAATCAGATTTTAAGTTATACTGGGATCCGTTTTCTAAGACCCACTAAGCAGATTAAgacagccagttatctttaaatgtATTTTCAGACAAACCCAACATGCTTGATTTTTAGCTGAAAACTCTCCTACATAGTAGTCAAAATCCGACCAGCTTTCTTTAACTTGGCTGGTTAGATCTAATAATAAACATTTAATTCCTCTtgaaaaaaacattaataaaaagCCAATGATCTCTCCTGGCACCAGATTTAAAGCATGAAAAGCTCCCCTCCCTTGCTTCCCTCATCTTATTTCAAAGATGAGGTGCCTTCCCTCTCTTCACTGACTGAAAATCCCCCAGTTCTCATACTTCATGTCAAAGTGCCTCCGATTGTAATACCTCAGAAATAGTCTATTGCTTTAAATGCCCCTGAAATCTTTTTCATATTAGACAgtcaaaaagaagaagaaaaatccataaagcAGAACATCCGAGTAATTTATATCAGACTCGTGTGGAAGCTCCTCTAGTTCAACACCGGCAGGAAGCGAAACACAGGACAGAGGAATTACACTTTGTGATGTTGGTAAAGGTACACTTGGAAAGTGGAGGAGATGTCACTTAAATCCTTCTCAGGAAGGAGCAGTGGTTCATTTACTCCTGGCAAACAGTTGGACCAAAGGGACTTAAGAAGTGGAATGGGTTGGGTTATAATTGTAATTGTGTATCTGCCTGCACATTATGTCATATACACAAAGTCTTGAAGTGAAACTGAGGCTCGGCATATGAGACAGCCGAGACTGTCATGTAAATATGACAGAGTTGTTTTCTGACCTGTGAACACTTTAAATATgtaaagttttttgttttgctacTTTTGCCTTAAAGCTTTTGAAGGataaattatattttgttttgtgtaGTGTTGAATTGATTATagaacccctgaagaagccaatTTGGCAAAATTTGGATCCTTGTTGAGGTGAGTCAGGCACATTTCTATCATGCTGATTTTGGAACTATGTCTGCACCGCACTGTAGAGGGACCCTGGTTTTGTATATTTTCATTTTGGAGTATTTTCAACTAAAGAGAACTTCTGAAAAGGACTGGTTGGACCACTGTTGTGGacagctgttttttttccccattataagtgcatgctaactgattttgAGCTAGTTCATACAGGGTCTTCCCAGAAGAAAACTTAAAATTGCAGAACTGTGTGGATGCATTTGTGCAATGTAGAAAACCAAGAGGTGCCTTCCTTTTGGACTTCCGAGCACAAATAAAATTGTATTCTCTATTCATATACATTATAAACATTAGATTTTGTATCTCGCtccatatattttatatatatatatatatatatagatagatagatatatgaaaatttgaaaataataTTAAATATTGTTTGAAAATTGATCACATACCTGGAACTTGGGGTTATTTTGTTATTGAATAGCTACCTACATAAATAGCAGGTACAATCTGTGTACTCTTCCCAATTCAAATCTTCAAAGGAAAATTTAACATTTGAAAACTAAAGTCTGCAAATAAAAGACACCCACAGACTTGAGGTGGACATTATACTATATTTATATCCCAACTTACCAATTCTAAAGGATTGACCAAAGTGGCTATACAATCTTTTCCTACAATCAGGGAAGAGACAAGCCTTAGTTGTCTTCTTTCTTGATGAAGAAGAATTCAGAACGCTTCTTAAATAAGGTATCCGTTACTTACCCCTAAGCTACCACAGGACTCCTTGGCCCTGGATACATATTCTCTTACTTCTCAGCCTGACCTCCTCCAGTAATACACCATGGAAACTATCGGCTGAAACACAAGTCAGAGTACAAGCTGATACTAAAGACACTGCTTGTGTGCATCAGCTGATCATTGTAAAGAGTGAAAGAAAAACAGAAGGGACCCTTAAAAAAAGGAGGCATCATGAGAACTGTTCTTAAGATGACTGGTTATCATTCCACCTAGTCAGAAAGTAGCACTATATCCCACAAGTAAATCAGCTAACATCACATTGGCCAAATTCAAACTTTACTTTGCAACAAAACCATTCTATGACAGCCTCACATTTTCACACATGTGCATGGATCACACACACATCTCTACAGGGTGTGTGTGCCGGGTTGAACTAGAGCATGTGCTGCTGGGATCCTCATCCAATTCTGAATGGCCCCTGGGTTGAGGAGCGGGGAGTGTAGGTGTAGTTTGCAGAAAAGGGGAACCACCCATCCATGTGGGGGTCTATGTCCGGTTCCCCTGAACACTGGTACATTGGGGTTTAGCGGCAGGAGGAAACAAAATGTGTTTTTTGTTGCTGGCTGTGCACCCCAGGTGCTGGCTTCAAGACTCCAGCCCCACCTGCGTAGCATTTCAAGGGTGTTAGGACTCACTCCCCCCATTCCAGCTCTCTTCCCAATTTGGTTCCTACCCTGAATGAGGGCTGCTTGTGTGAGCCTGGGAGGGCagtccccctttcctcccccccccccctctaaaaaaACATGGGGGAGAATAAGGGTAAAGTAAGGGAGTGGGCTCGGAGAGGAGATACATAATCCACTTGATCAGTATGACAGCAGCCATGTTGTGGTTGGCTGACCTTGTTTTTTGGGAGAACTGAACAGCATAGTATTTTTAGTGACTTTCTGGCCAGGGCtcattgttaagctctggaactcattgccggagcatgtaacagtggttagtgtattcaaaacatttggacaagttcctggaggaaatgtccatactctgctattgagatagacatggggaagccacttcttgccctgggattggtagcatggaatgttgctactagttgtgtttctgccaggtacttgtgacctggattggccactgttgaaagcaggatactggattagatagacaactggtctgagccagtatggctattcttatgctcttatgtaggAGGATCGCTCTTGCCTcagctgaccactggaccaccagggatgtaaaAGGTAGGCCTACTGCACGACAGGGTGAGGGAGAGACAGGGGATAAGCTGAGTGGATGAGACAAGGGGGAGATGGGGTCAAGCTGAGAGGATGAGAAAAGGGAGAGACAGGGGACAAGCTGCATTtggatgagagggagaaatggggggggggggggggggggagacaagctgcatgtggatgagagggaaagaaaggagaggagatggagagatgtcatacatgaagggaagggaaaagggagaaatgcagcacaTAGAAGAGGAATGGACAGGAGAGGGGGGTCATGCTGCTCATGAatgggagagaaaggaagggaaaattaggttcttaccttgataattttttgtcctttagtcacagcagatgaatccattaactgatgggttgtatccgcctaccagaaggtggagatagagaacactgaaagcacatggtgttccaggatgcccaactccctctgccttcagtatatgaaatttcccaaagcagagtgaataaaggcaatataacaaacgccccagaaccgggGCAATAAtcaaaggagggacgttatcaacctcctgcaataaaaacagcatgcagaaactctgatagcttgtcttcaagtactcctgatgaggcacaatgtctgtatgcaacatctgtacaaaaactaaagtcagtcaggaagggatcatggattcatctgctgtggctaaaggaaagaaaattatcaaggtaagaacctaattttcccttccttgtcatgaacagcagatgaatccattaactgatgggatgtaccaaagcactccctaagcaGGGGTAcccacttgtgctccaaaatgcgcatcctgccgcgctggccacatccagcctgtaatgccgcacgaaagagagctgagaaaccCAGGTAGCCACACGACAGATCTCCGAACAGAAAAAAACACCCATTTCAGCCCACGACgaggacattgccctcgtagagtgcgctttaaaAACGCTTCAGGCAGTGACTGCCCTGAAAGCAGGTAAGctgaaaaaatgagttccttaagccatcgggctatagtggccttagacgccagaAACCCCTGTCGGGGACCTgccacagaacaaataaatgatcagaatttctaaactcatttgacatctgcagatactgccacagagccctgcggacatccaaaggcacaattgcccaaaggagtccggaaactcctccttagacaaggaaggaagaaagatgggctggttgaggtgaaaagctgaaaccaccttagacaGAAAGAAGGCACCGTAACGAACAGTTACCCCAGAttccgagaactgcagaaaaggatcccgacaggaaagagcctgaag is a window of Microcaecilia unicolor unplaced genomic scaffold, aMicUni1.1, whole genome shotgun sequence DNA encoding:
- the LOC115459524 gene encoding zinc finger protein 644-like — protein: VEKSENAAEHTCQLCGGWFDTKIGLSNHVRGHLKRLGKTKWDAHKSPICVLNEMLQNEEKYEIILKTLNKKRIIPRPFVAQKFAASDNLSANAIPLEAHHNGLKTEPVSVQMFQEEGLNLSNECDEAVLHGEKRNQSLSLIELLKNKRFGDERSLDVSPQKIYNQTARKRFVQKCVLPINEDCSLIYQPQKAMDFTIQSALDCKQKKSKSRSGSKKKVLPLPLSSDDVTY